A region from the Cannabis sativa cultivar Pink pepper isolate KNU-18-1 chromosome 9, ASM2916894v1, whole genome shotgun sequence genome encodes:
- the LOC133030950 gene encoding uncharacterized protein LOC133030950 has protein sequence MPPKGKKTRRTVGEDAPEANVQPPQDEFPMNVLLEALRAIPAQQMDPGARQSHHFQIFHRIQVPEFEGGQDPMVAERWLRQIKKNFNTIGTAEEYQVTFVVSKLEGGAADWWETLSRTMETDRMTWREFEEVFREQYFSPSHRRALIGVFDGLRQGDMTVNEFYMKFVELSSYAYPGVVDQPLVIEQFMCRLRPAIRGPITPLTFNNLTECVTAALQTEAHVEGNEKKNTSRGRGNDRKMTKKNQGQWSQGQQFSGGSTSSGSSGKTRSGPYGCFCCGQQGHKKKDCPQRQQRFQASHGGPIGSYVESTPFHGQPRTNQSQSSSYGFTPQSGHQSQYPHQFRPQGSGFNMGYSQVVQTPAPSGSQRGYNQGGGSGASTSYPSQGRGKAKSKSSAQAYALGVDDVQGGADQGVVDGMVLISHSWAHVLFDTGASHSFISLMFASMLGLSWETFIPALHLSVPMGGHGEVSTICRSVCIVFEGHKLSGNLLVLPMGKFDVILGMDWLSKYQAIVDCSRKRVTLLTPSGDFIVYRANMSAVRQNPILRACLGGKRNLECYGNLFAIDDESRDLDQFPWILVVSGFPDVFPEDLPGLPPDREIEFCLDWIPGAQPVSIAPYRMAPAELAELKKQLGELMDKGYIRHSTSPWGAPVLFAKKADGTLRLCVDYRKLNQMTIKNKYSLPRIDELFDQLGGSKFFSKIDLRSGYHQLRIREEDIPKIAFRTRYGHFEFLVMPFGLTNAPASFMDLMNRVFRPFLDKFVVVFIDDILVYSKTREDHAEHLTTVLQTLRDHQLYAKKEKYEFWMTEVKFLAM, from the coding sequence ATGCCTCCAAAAGGAAAGAAGACAAGGAGAACGGTTGGAGAAGACGCCCCTGAAGCTAATGTCCAACCTCCACAAGATGAATTCCCTATGAACGTCCTTCTCGAAGCCTTAAGAGCTATTCCCGCTCAGCAAATGGATCCTGGCGCTCGACAGAGTCATCATTTTCAGATCTTTCATCGAATCCAAGTGCCTGAGTTTGAGGGTGGACAAGATCCCATGGTAGCTGAAAGGTGGTTGAGGcagataaagaaaaatttcaacacaATAGGAACAGCTGAGGAATACCAAGTTACTTTCGTTGTGTCCAAGTTAGAGGGTGGTGCAGCAGATTGGTGGGAGACCTTGTCCAGGACAATGGAAACTGATAGGATGACTTGGCGAGAATTTGAGGAAGTTTTCAGGGAACAATATTTTAGTCCATCTCACAGGAGGGCTCTTATTGGAGTATTTGATGGTCTAAGACAAGGGGATATGACTGTGAATGAATTTTACATGAAGTTTGTAGAGCTATCCTCTTATGCATATCCTGGTGTTGTTGATCAACCCTTGGTGATTGAACAGTTCATGTGTCGTTTGAGGCCTGCGATACGTGGTCCAATAACCCCTTTGACCTTTAACAACCTGACTGAGTGTGTGACAGCAGCCTTGCAAACTGAGGCTCATGTTGAGGGGAATGAGAAGAAGAACACAAGCAGAGGAAGAGGAAATGACCGAAAGATGACCAAGAAGAATCAAGGACAGTGGTCCCAAGGACAACAATTTAGTGGGGGTAGCACTAGTAGTGGTTCATCTGGAAAGACTCGTAGTGGACCATACGGGTGTTTCTGTTGTGGTCAACAAGGTCATAAGAAGAAAGATTGCCCGCAACGACAACAAAGATTTCAAGCATCTCATGGAGGACCCATAGGGAGCTATGTAGAGTCTACTCCTTTTCATGGACAACCCAGGACAAACCAGTCTCAGTCTTCATCTTATGGTTTCACACCCCAATCGGGCCACCAGTCTCAGTATCCACATCAGTTCAGGCCGCAAGGTTCAGGGTTCAACATGGGGTACTCACAAGTTGTCCAAACTCCTGCTCCTAGTGGGAGTCAAAGAGGGTACAATCAAGGTGGAGGGTCTGGTGCAAGTACAAGCTATCCTAGTCAGGGAAGGGGAAAGGCAAAATCAAAGTCATCCGCTCAAGCCTACGCTCTTGGGGTTGATGATGTACAGGGCGGTGCTGATCAGGGAGTTGTCGATGGTATGGTTCTTATCTCACACTCTTGGGCTCATGTGTTATTTGATACTGGTGCATCGCATTCCTTTATATCTTTGATGTTTGCTAGTATGTTGGGTTTGAGTTGGGAAACTTTTATTCCTGCATTGCATTTGAGTGTACCTATGGGGGGACATGGTGAGGTATCCACCATATGTAGGTCAGTTTGTATTGTGTTCGAGGGACACAAGTTGTCTGGAAACTTACTAGTGTTGCCTATGGGGAAATTTGATGTAATTCTTGGTATGGATTGGTTGTCTAAATACCAAGCTATTGTGGATTGTTCACGTAAAAGAGTGACTCTTTTAACCCCTAGTGGTGATTTCATTGTTTATCGAGCCAACATGAGTGCAGTGAGACAAAATCCTATCTTAAGggcatgtttaggtggaaagAGAAACTTAGAGTGTTATGGGAATCTGTTTGCGATCGATGATGAGTCTAGGGATTTAGACCAGTTCCCTTGGATATTAGTGGTTAGTGGTTTTCCGGATGTGTTTCCAGAGGATttaccagggttaccacctgatAGGGAGATCGAGTTTTGCCTTGATTGGATTCCCGGAGCTCAACCAGTTTCTATTGCGCCTTATCGCATGGCACCTGCAGAGTTGGCTGAATTGAAAAAACAATTAGGGGAGTTAATGGATAAGGGTTACATCAGACATAGTACTTCTCCATGGGGAGCTCCAGTCTTGTTTGCCAAGAAAGCTGATGGGACTTTGCGACTTTGTGTGGACTATAGAAAGCTGAATCAgatgacaattaaaaacaaatattcTTTACCGAGGATTGATGAACTATttgatcaacttggtggttcaaagttcttttcaaagattgatctgaGGTCAGGCTACCACCAATTGAGGATTAGGGAAGAAGATATCCCTAAGATTGCTTTCAGGACACGGTATGGACACTTTGAGTTTTTGGTAATGCCATTTGGGCTAACGAATGCACCTGCTtcatttatggatcttatgaatagagtcTTTAGACCTTTCTTGGATAAGTTTGTGGTGGTATTTATTGATGATATCTTGGTGTATTCTAAGACACGTGAGGATCATGCTGAACACTTGACAACAGTATTACAGACATTGAGAGATCATCAATTATACgctaagaaagagaagtatgaATTTTGGATGACTGAAGTCAAGTTCTTGGCCATGTAA
- the LOC115723637 gene encoding uncharacterized protein LOC115723637, whose product MRGVMRFGVKGKLAPRYIGPFEVIERIGEVAYRLNLPGRLGHVHNVFHVSMLRKYTPDPSHVIEYEAIPLQVDVTYEEQPVKILARELKVLRNREIPVVKVL is encoded by the coding sequence ATGCGTGGTGTAATGAGATTTGGAGTGAAGGGTAAGCTAGCCCCGAGGtatattggaccttttgaggtTATCGAGAGGATTGGGGAGGTCGCTTATCGATTAAACTTACCAGGACGGTTGGGACATGTTCATAATGTGTTCCATGTGTCTATGTTGAGGAAGTATACTCCAGATCCTTCACATGTTATTGAGTATGAGGCTATCCCTCTTCAGGTTGATGTGacttatgaagagcaacctgtcaAAATCTTGGCGAGAGAGCTAAAAGTGTTAAGGAACAGAGAGATTCCAGTAGTCAAGGTCTTATGA